CACCAGATATTCTCCCGCGGGAGGAGAGCCGAGAGGACAGCGGCTAGGGTTCCCCAGGTAAACCCCAAGATTTGAGGAGTGTTTGTCGGGCAAAATTGCTAAACTTGCCGGATTCAAACTTATGACGAAACATATGTTCACTACCCTCAGGTAATATTATCTAACATGATGCAGTTACAGGAAAAGTTATGTACATGATGACAGTTGCGCAAGGGTTGCTCTCTTGGTTCGTAGTTTCTCAGAAATCACACATGAATATATGTAACTTGTACGCTAAGCAAACCAAACCAGCCGTTTAGTTTGAGGTATAACATGCGAGACGTACTTCTATACGTACATCCTGCATTTTACCGTTCTCCCCATACCAGAGGCTGGGAGATTTTCCAGACGCTCCCAAATCTGCAAAGAAACCAAACAAAACAACACGGATAACAATGCATGGGCACACCAAGCCGAACAGCCAGAAACAAAAACCATCTGTAATCCCAATGAAACTTCCCGTCCTACATATGGCCGCCTCATTTGCTGGTACTACGTCCCATTGACATCCAAACCAAAGATATTCATCAAAGGCTTCAAGGAGCACGCACCAGCCGATTCGATAGGATGAAGAGGAAGCCCGTGGTGATCTGCTGCAGCGTGctgctcgccctcatcctcgtcctcgCCATCGTCTTCGTCGCGCTCTACTTCACCGTGTTCCGGCCGCGCCCGCCGCACGTGGTGGCGACGGTGGTGAGCACGACGTTTACTCAATTCGACGTGGCCTCCGCCCCGCCCAAGGTCAACATGAGCTTGGGCGTGGACGTGACCGTGAAGAACCCCAACTACGCGGCGTTCCGTTACGGCGACGTGGTGACGGAGCTGACGTACTACGGCTCGCCTGTGGGGCAGTCGGTGGTGCTCGCGGGGGAGGTCGGCGCGCGAACGACGCAGACCGTCGGCGGGACGGTGGTGTTGCAGGCGGACAAGGTGATGTTCACGCCCCAATTCATCCAGGAACTGGCTACCAAGCTGTTCGACCTGCCGGATTTCATGCTGCCGTTCCAGACGAGGACGACGGTGGCCGGGAAGGCCGTGGTGCTGGGGACGCTCAAAATGAGGGCCAGCTCGACGGTGACTTGCAGCATCACCACCTACCCTCTCAAGCAGGAGACCATCTCCGACTGCACGTCCACGGTTAATGTCGGTTAACTATTTTTACCTGTGCGTGCGAGGAGCCCACACGGCGTGTCTATCAAGAAGTGTGGGAGTGAGTACCTTTTTTCGGTGAGTTTACAAGCTTTTCTCTTAGATTAGAGGGTTTTGTATAAATAATTAATACAGTATATGCTATACGTAATTAAGCGCACTCATACAATTAGTATCTCGCCGCGTGTGACAATGTTTCCGAATTTGTGCAGCCTGAGAATGCAGAGAAAAATAAGAGATGATGTTCTTGACAAAATCCACATTGCACTTACAAACAGCGAATCGTTCTCAAATACTAGCGCAAATTCGAGACATCAAATCATCAGCCATGATGTTTGATGAATACTCCTAGATAGGAAGATTTTTTTTCCAGCAAAAAAGAATGCAACAATGTTCATTGTTGTGAACTACGGGCACATGAGCTCGATGTAATAACACCCCCACTAAGCTTCAATTCTAGCACTAACAGGCCAGCACTAATAACAACGATTGAAGAAACGCCACCCACTTTAAAAATGATCAAGAAACGCCACAACCGAAAAGTTCCGCCGTCCCTCGTGCTTCTTCCAGACAACTGCTGCAGCCAAACATGGCAAGGATCAAGAAGAAGGCCGCCGTGATATGCTGCTGCGCGTTGCTCGCGGCGTCCCTCCTGCTCGGCGCCGCCCTCGCCACCTCGCTCTACTTCCTGCTGCTCCGCCCGCACCCGCCGCGCGTGGTGGCAACGGCGGTGGAGACGCAGCTCGCCGCCTTCACCATCCTCCCGCCGGCGCTCAACTTCTCCCTGGCCGTCGCCGTCACCGTGCACAACCCGAGCCACGCGCCGTTCCGGTACGGCGCGGTGGTCACCGCGGTGACGTACCACGGCGCGGCGGTGGGGCGGTCTGTCGCGCCCGCGGGGAAGATCCCGGCGCGGTCGGCGAGGACGGTCGGGGCGCGGGTGCGGGTGGACGCGGCGAGGGTCACCCTGAGCAGGCACTACGTGGTGGACGTTGTCGCAGGCGCGCTGCCCTTCGAGGCCAAGACGGCGATGGCGGGGAAGGCCGCGGCGCTCCGGCTGTTCAGGGTGAGCGCGGACGCCGAGGCATCGTGCAGTGTCATCCTGTACACGTTCAGGCGGGAGAGCAGCTCGCACTGCACCTCCATGGTTCGCGTCACCTGAATGCATGAGCAGCTTTTCGCACGTCGCGCCGATTCCGGTGATGCCTCTAGTCTACCAGCACGGAGCGCAGGCCACCGGAGAGCACCACAGGAAGATGTGCAGTTTCATTTTTCTTTTGGGAAAGAGAAGTGTACTGCGATGTCAGCTGACTTTGAAATCGTGAGTTATATTGTTTTGCTGTTATTTAGAGTTAACTGCACCTTCTACAGGGAGAAAATTACACATTCCGATCCTCCAACTTGATGGCGCGTATCACAACCGTCTCCGAAAATACATAACATGTACGGTCCTGTGTACTCTGGAGCGCAGCGGTGCTGCCACGTGCGCCTTCCCCTCCTGCGTCCAATGCACATTTTGAAAAAGCCCCCTTTATTTTCTTATAAAAAATAATCCATTCATGCATCCGTGGCAGCTGAACGACCGTACCTTTGTGATACGATCCCCGCTGACATCCCAAATTCATTCGAGCCCCATGCCACCCAAACGCCTCTTCTGTCGTCCTCGAGGATTACGACGTCCCTCGACAGTGCATTGTCGTCGTCCGCACTCAGCTCGTGATAGGGCATACGACGAGCGGAGGGAGGCCCCCTCCCACAATACAATAAGAACCCCTCGGCAACAAAATCACTACATTTGATAGTTTTGGTACTCAATTGTGAGCAATTAGACAACGCTTTGACATTTTTTAACTAAAATTCAAGTTTAATTTGAGCTCGTTTGCCTAGTGTTTAATTGTAATCATAGGGTTTCAGTCGACTGTGTTAAAGCTTTGTATTTGCTAGTTTAACAGATGGAGGCAGTGAGTACTACGCCGTAGAGTTAGTGCACTCCGATTTTTTTTTGGTAATGAAGCGAATGGGTCTTATCTGAATGGAAATAAAGTCTTTTATGATTTTCTGTGATGCTAGGGAAACTTCTAAGTCAATGTTGGATGATTTAGTAGAGGATTAGGGGTATGAGAAGGCAGGAAGAATAAATATCAACTTGTTGATGCATGTATGCAAATCATTTTGCGTGGACTTAAGCTGACTACACAAAGTAATGACAGCAACTACGTCAGGAAACTGGTTAAAGAGGAGCACATATATCTTATGTTCTATATTAATCATTAGACAACATGTAtggggacaagaagaagaagaagaagaagaatgttctAGAAGATTTGGTTGACAGAGTTAATCAAAACCAACCGTCCCCCAACTGAGAGCATCTTTCCTTTCCAACTGCTCAACCGTTTCTCTAGacgctcctctacatgcttccactccgcaatAGTGAGACGCCGATAGTGAATCGGTATTCCCAAATACCTCATCGGGAATTGGCCATGCGTGCAACCAAACAGGTTAGCATAATCACCCGCCAACTCAATGGCTgctccaaagcagaacaattcgcttttatggaagttaattttaagACCCGACATTTGCTCAAATGCTGAAAGCAATAGTTTCATGTTTCGAGCCTTGtccaggtcatgttccataaaaagaattgtgtcatctgcatattgcagaatagagaggccaccatccacaaggtgtggcactactcctgcaatCTGGCCATCCTGCTTAGCACGCTCAATCAGAATAGCTAACATGTCGGCAACAATGTTAAAAGAATCCAACTACCAACTActatatgctttctttcttccaactaccaaaaggggtcttgcaaagattagactattttagatccagattcttttggcaaggagacggggaaaagaaaaaatacaaaatggccaaatggagtgtggttcgtagaccaaaagaccaaggtggccttggaattcatgacctacaggtcaagaatgaggccctacttagtaaatggttgttcaaactacttactgaggatggtgtttggcaaaccatgctaCGCAACAAGTATTTAGGCCAAAAGGCGGTGTCTCAGGCATATTGGAAACCTGGAGACTCTCACTTTTGGGttggcctaatggcggcaaagaaacatctttttcgctttgggtctttcgcgataaaggacggGTCAGAGATTCgtttctggaaagacatctggctaggcaatgccaatcttcgagaacaatatccagccttgTACATCATTGCTCGCGAGAAGAAGAATACTATTGCGCAGGTGCTCAGTTCATCCCCGCCGAATATTTCGTTCAGGCGAGATTTGATTGGGCCTCGCCTTACATCATGGCATAATCTATTGTCCAAGCTGgattcgattaacctgacacaagaccgagatgtgtttcgctggaaccttactacaaCGGGGTCTTTCACAGTAGACTCCATGAACCGTGCACTCACGCATTCTGAGGTACCGGTGAATAATAATAAGAAACTATGGAAGTCGAAGATTCCACTAAAGgtcaaaatcttcatgtggtatctttGTAGGGGGTTgtgctaaccaaagacaacctcgcacggCGCAACTGGCAAGGGaataagaagtgttgtttttgtactcatgacgagacaatcaaacacctctttttcaatgcaagtttgcacgttctacgtggtcagtcatccaaatagcgtcaaatttgtatccgcccacaagtgttgccaatatttttggtcattggttggacggtattccaaatagattcaaaacgctaataagggtgggagtgTATGCCTTAATGTGGTCGCtatggctatgtagaaatgatttggtttttaatgacaaaaatgcttctcctctacaggttattttccggtgtacgcactcgcttcgtacGTGGTCTATACTACAGCGAGCGGAGTACCAaccgctgttcaaggcggtgtgtacgcgattggagcaggtggctacggaggttttttctcaacatgggtggcagcataacctcCGGATCGACCCACCACCACTTTCGACATAGGCATATATAGTGTCGGTCTATACGACTCTACTGTTGCCGTTTTGTCGATTTTGATTCTTTTCTTTCTGTCAAACTTTTTAgaattggctgtgtgcatcttagttatgcagaggtcgggtctcactcataatgctttgtatccgcttgatgctacatttttgagttaataaaatgccctttatcgaaaaaaaaagAAGATTTGGTTGACTGTGAGTATGACATGGAGGATGGAGATGAAAACTTTGTGTGGGAAGATTTGATTGGTGATAAGAAATCAAGGTGGAATGATAGGGAAAAGGAAGCAAATGGTAGAAGATCAAAATTTTGATGAAGAATTATATATGTGACTGCTCTGAATCAGATGATGAGTAGATGAAGTTCAACTTCCCTCATTTCTCTAATCACTAAAAGCGTCAGTTTCATGTTGGGCAGCTTTTCTCCTTAGTTGATTTGTTCAAAAAGGTTGTTAGAAAGTATAGTTGAAGGAGAGACTGGGAATTACCTTTCCAAAAAAATGATAGCACAAGGGTAGGAGCTAAGTGGTGTGATGGATGGCTTGGTATCATACTTATGctgaggagagaaggaaggagacaCATGAGGCCAAGCCTGCCCTTGTGAAGCCAAGAGGCATGCTTTGTCAGCGAGGAAGAAAGAACAAGAGGAGTAGAAGAAAATTATTGTTGCATAAATAAAAAGACAAACCGAAGAGAAGAAGAGGCAAGAGAAGTATTAAATATAACAAAAGAAGCTAAATTTTTGATATATCagcaggaggaggaagaaaggcagaGAGGATTTAACCACTATGTGCAAATGGAGGATCTAGCCAGACAACATGCATGGGAGGAGCAAGCCGAAGAGCATACGAGCAGCACAACAAGGCATCAATAATGGAAGGATAAAAGAAACAAGTTGAGGAACTGAACATGCAGCAAGCTGAGGAAAAGAAAAGGAGGCAACCTCAGGAACTGTAGAATAGATAAGCATAGGAACTAAAGAAAAGACGAGCTGATGAATGGACGAAGAAAAAGTTCATGGAAGAAAAATACAAACAGGAGGCAGAGTAAATTTTAAAGAAACATAATGAGCAAAAGGTACCAAGAGGGAATATGCCAGAGAGTTAAAGTTCATCCAGGCAGCAGCCAAACGTGCCACAAAAAAGATATTTTGGCGATCACATGAAAGGTCTAAAAAACACCGAACAATCCATGTTTGGTATTTTCAAATAGTTCGCTACCTAGTCTTTTTGTATTCTATTGGTATAGTGATGTATCTTGTGAACAAGTGTAGTGCATGCTAGAGTAATCTTCTGTATGGTCATGAACATGGAGTTGTTATAAAAAGTGCATGATCAAGTTATGTTGATGATCACGTAGTAGAACTTTGTTGTTGTTGATGTATGAGCAAAACATATTATATTTGATCTTGTTGATGTATGATAGAAGCATGCTTGATTTCGTTGTTGTATAGCCAAATTGTATGTCATCTTTGTTGTGTTCAACTTGTTAACTGTACATTTGTCGATACATAGTATATGTGAACCGAACATTCAGTTAACTGACGGGAAAAAAACATTCATTCTAGTTAAGATCAAATTTAGTTACTGATTTCAGTTCTTCAAATCACACATCACAACATTGTTCACTGCAAAAGACCACTCCTTTGGGTCACAAACAAGGCACACACACTTAAAATTGAATTTAAAGCAGTTCACAGCACACACACACAATGCAACTAAATTTAAACTGGACTTAAACAACACACAAATGGAACACAGCACTTCTTCAGCCTGCTGAGCAGCCAGCGTCACCTCCAGGTCCGTTGTAGTCGACCCTCCTGCACCAACACACAAACTCGTACTCCCAGCTATGACACTTGCCTTCAGAAGGGAGGTATGCGTCCGGCAAATTTCCGGACATTGGCGGGACGATGACTGTGTGTTGTGTAGGAGGGTGGGTCCTCGATGTCGATGACGCTGGAGTGGGTAGTGACTCACACTTATCATTGGAGGACGGCAGCTCGGCACCTTAGGCTCGAGGACCTCCAATTTCGGAACCTTGGGGACTTTAGACGGATCGTGGAGCCACGCCTCCATCACCAACTCACGCTTGTCCTCTgacgacatgatgtagataagCTCGCTGGCGAGCTAGCTGAGGACGCCGTTGGCTGCCTCCGGCTCCCTCGCCTCGTTGGGTAGCCCTTCCAAGCTCACCTTGGTCTTGTAGTCGAGCCTGCATGGTACCAACGGCAGAACTGGATCCACAAGCCAGTGACCACACTTGCATCAATGACTCCATGGCGCGTGTGCACAACGCACCGTCGGTGAAGGTGAGCCACAAATCATGCGGTAGGGTGGCCACCTCATGCGACGGCCTGACAAGTAATTTCCTCTAGGACGTCGAGCAGGGCGGCAGCTCATCGGTGCGGTCTCCGACGATGGTCACCAGCAACATGCGACCATGATACCCTGCCTCCAACGAATTCACTCCCCACGCGCGCGCGGGGAGCACATGGTCGGATCTGCCTGGGAATTTCAGGATATTGCTGCCTCCAAAATGATTCGGCCTCTTCAAACCGCCAAACAGGAAGACGAAGGCCTTATTTGGTTGCGAGGGTGCATATTTCCAGGGAAAGGGCGACCAGGGTTGATTACTCCTGGCAAAACTAAAATCCCGTGGAAAATTCACATGACCCTTTGGGGAAGATGGGAATAGTAGTGGCAAATCAGAGGAACGCATCCCCAAACTCTTTTCCAGATCTTGTTCTCGGTGAGCCCCCTTTGGACCTGCATCCCCGTCTTCATGGCcatcaccaccacggcaccaccaGTCATCATCGTCGGCAGCTTGTGGGCAGGAGAGAACTCCACCTACTGGTAGGTACGTTTGCAGCGGCGGCCGCCGGTGAGGATGGAGGCGGAGGTGTGAGTACATGGTGCAGGTGGAGATTGAGGAGGAAAGGAGAGGTATGGCAATGTAGGGAGGCGGCGACCTCGCATCAGCAGGTCAGAGACAGGCGCCGCGAGCGAGCGAGACGGGGGATTCTCTCCCGATGTCGCGAGGCGGGGGCGCTATCCCGGGGAAATCATGCGGCTCGGGCCGAAAAAAACTCTGGCTCCGAGCGTCCAAATGTCCAGAAATATTGGCCCGGGTCATATCTTCCGCGCGTGCTTCCCACCCAGGGAATGGGCCAGGATCCCTGGGGGATCCGCGGTTACCAAATGAGCCCTTAGGGTGCGACGGGATTTAAAAAAAACGAAGGGGAGTGCATCAAACAGGCGAGGATGTACATGTCAACACCACAGCGACAGAGTACAGTGCTGTATGCAGGACCATACGTGTTATGTGTTTTCGTATTCGAGGACCATATTGGAACATTTTTCAAGTTCCGGCCATGCAGTGAATAACTAGAGACTGGTACCGATACAGAGAATTTCAGACATCCGAACGAGTACAAGAAAATCACATGCAACGCCAGCACATTACAGCGATATTTTAAGTTTTCTAGAGCTGAAATTGGAATTGGACTGGTCACAAGATCAGGATAAAGCTATAAGGATCCAGCGTCTCTTTATTCCCATTTACTTAGCGGAACAGTGAAGTACCCAGTTATATCATGACCACATCATTCAAACCAACCCCGTCCCGCTGTATATGTTAATTAATAGATTAAGAATTGCTAACAGTACAAAAATAATTACTAACTAGGGCAACCGCAAGGAATCGAGCGCTTCTGAGGATCTACTATCGTTCAAATGTCCTTCCCTAGCTCAACCTTCTTCACCAACCTTAGCGTGTTGTGCAAGATGGAGTCAAGTATGCCGGCCACCTAGAATTCACAGGTTCAAACATCAGCCATGTATACTCGATGCTCTAGGAAGTATGAAAATATAAACAAGGAGATGTTCCCACCGTGAAAACTCCACCAATAATAGCACAGACGTTTGTGATGAAGTGGGAGAACGATTTTGGAAGTTCAGTCACCAGGACCTGATGATAAATGAGAATCAGTTTAGATGGACTGTTCGATATGTTAGTAAACCGAGTAACAAGTATATAAAATACCTAGATACCTACCTGCATGGGAGAAGGCTCAAAATGGAATTTCACAACAGGGACATAGAAGCTGTGCACCAAGCTGCTGTGTGCTGTGTATTCATATTCTTCAAGCACTTTCAACTCCTTTGCGTATCTCAGCGTAACCAGCTCAGTCTTTACAATTTGTAGGTAATGCTCAATCTAGAATGACATAGTTTAAACAAATGCCATGTTATTTCCTAATAAACAATGGAAAAAAACTTACATGCATTGCAAACTTCAAAAGAGAAGTAGGCAAATTTTAGGGACTTACAGTAACATTTGCATTGACATCACCATGCTTAACGATGTAAGACTGACCAGCTAATCTATCATGGTGTCCGCCAACATAGGGAAATAGTCTTTTCAGTTCATTGAACATCTTTGATGAGAGCCTTTTGCCAAATGAGAATGTTGTGACGTAGTGGGAAACATTTATCTGAGATGGATCAAACGAGTGTGAACCAGATCGAGCTGATATTACAACACTGCCAGGAACCTGGTGAAGAGAAGAAAGTAATCAAACATCCCAAAAAAGAATCCTTTCTCCATGCAGCAAGTATTAGTACTACAGGCGCTTACCTCGCCAACACTACAGAAGCTAGCAGTATGAATGTTAGCTCAGAAGTTCATTTACCTTTTTGACCCGCACAAAACCTTCTATTCTGCAGCCACCGGTCATTGGAGCAGGACGCTTTGCAGGATCAACAGTCTTGTTGGACTTGTCTTCCAAAGCAAGCACATGGGCCTCTTTTGGAATATTTGCAACATATGTTTCCATTGCCTAAGATTCAAAACTTATATCAAGAATCCAGTACAGAACAGCCTATGAGACCATAAATACCATATATTAACAAGCAAAGAGTTAGCCTTTAGTTCACCCTCAAGAAGTTCATTACAATTTCTCGGGTAGGCTAAGGTTTAGGATATTGTGCGGCAGTAAAGATAACCAATGTGATACAATCGTACTGACATAAGAACAACAATTGGAAACCATGTGATTCATAACATACCGCGACTAAACTTTCGGTATCACGTTCCCCATAGTATGAGTCATGATCATGGTGACCCTGATTCTCCCTGTACAGAAGTTGATTTGGTTATTTACTGACCTTGAGGGCAAAATTAACGGGAAGCATTGGCAGAATGAGGTTTACAGTTTCAGTGTGATATAATGTAAGGTTTACTGTGCTTACTTCATATCACTCCCTTTATGAAAAATGCGAATTGATGGGTAACCTTGTATATGGTGCCTGCATTTAATTAAATAAAGAGATGAAGATATATCATATCAGCATTTTGACTAAGAAGCATACGANNNNNNNNNNNNNNNNNNNNNNNNNNNNNNNNNNNNNNNNNNNNNNNNNNNNNNNNNNNNNNNNNNNNNNNNNNNNNNNNNNNNNNNNNNNNNNNNNNNNNNNNNNNNNNNNNNNNNNNNNNNNNNNNNNNNNNNNNNNNNNNNNNNNNNNNNNNNNNNNNNNNNNNNNNNNNNNNNNNNNNNNNNNNNNNNNNNNNNNNNNNNNNNNNNNNNNNNNNNNNNNNNNNNNNNNNNNNNNNNNNNNGTTACTTTACTGGTGCCAAACAGAAAGCCAATGGGAATGAAAATAGACAATCCTGCCACTGTTTATTCAGTATGCAATATGGAAGATAGGGAAATGCTTCAAgctcattcttttttctttttctttttttgcgggtgcTTCAAACTCATTCTTAATCAAATAGTTCCAGAAGGAAGGAATAGCACCCGCAAGAGCAGCATGCAAGGACACACTAAATCATGACAAGACCGTGGGATCATCATATAACTTCAACAGATATTTACAACAAAATTAATCAAATTTCATGGTAGAAGACAAACGAGGATTTTGGATTCATGTGATGTCAGTCTATTACAACAATATAAGTGTTTAACACtcctatatttctttacagagagagtaGCATATTCATGTGATGTCAGTCTATTAATACATAAATAGAAAGGTTAAAATAAGAAGAAAGTACAATTTTGGACGAAAGAGAAAACGCATTGAATTAAAAGTATATAATCAACCCCACTTATTCGTTTATCGATCTCTAATTTGATAATTAATTAGTACATACCTCTTACACAGTTCAACTTCCTCAGTGCAGTCAACTTTCCCGAGAAGAATTCTGCCATCCATTTCAGGGTCATATCTGAATATAACAAATAAAATCAGGATGGTAATCTAAAGCATAAAATCATGAATCCCCAAGCCACGTTCGGGACAAAAAAGAGCAAAAGCATATACCTCTCCCTTATTATTTGCGCAGCCTTTTCCCATGAAGGTTTCTGAAGGATTGTTGATTGATCAGAACCAATTTAACTTCTCCATATACACTAAGTGAAAGGGAacacaaagaaaaaaaatctaaccagacgATTGCTCCAATAACACCAGGGGGCATAAAAGTTGACAACCAAAACAGGGTACCTGGAAAGGAATATATATAATTTATGATAAATATCAACCTCAACAATAAGGGAACTCCGGCAAAGAATAGGACAGAGCTAAATGCTAAATAAAAATCAAGAACAGAATATAATTGGCATACAACACTGAACCTGGCGAAAGTAATTAGAACTTATAGCCTATAGAGAAACAAGGAGtataaattaaataattaaatatcCACATGAATGTCTAGCAGTTAGATGCTGGTGCGTAAAATATCTTTGACAATAGGTTTCACTATTACACAAGATACTTGAATACTTACTGGTGAGAATAGCTATCAAAATTGCGAGAGGACAAGGCAACTGAACCATCACCATGGTATTCTTCAACATCATCTCCGTGTTTGTTGACAGTGGGTATAGGTCCAGCATGGAACTCAGATCCAGTAGGTACTAAATTCCGATCAATTGAAAACTTGCGAACAGTTTTCGTTATGTTTAGTCTGTTCTGCATATGTTTTGAACAGGAAACTAAGGTTAAACTAGTATAAGAAAAAAAAACGCGTGCTATGGAAAGCAAGAAGAAGAAAATAGGAAGTTATTCCATATGTACAAAACATAGTTCACATAGGTCCCCCTACTTTTTGACACAAAAGTAACatcaaaaaactggatgcactgaCCTATTTCATGATTTCAAGGATGGTGTAAAAAACATATGTAGCTTACATTTAAGGGAAATACCCATTCTGGTCCCTAAACTCTCTTCCGCAGGGAGAGTAATTTTCACGGTCTTCCTTTTGGAAGCAGACGGGTTAGCAACTTGGCGCCAGCAATGAGGAGGAAGGCAGTCAAAAGTCTCATTGAGGCTTGGTCtggttggagagggagagggagagggagagggagagggagagggagagggagagagggagagagagagagagagatggttgtAGGAGGAAGCCAAAAAAAGATACTCCCTACGATGCGACACTTactttggatcggagggagtactataatTTAGTTTTCCCGGATTTCTGTCTGGGCAAGTGTTTGGTTCACATGTTGGGCCTTCTATCATCTTGGGAGCTTTTTTTATCTGACCGGTGGCAAATTGGCATACTTAGCTGCTACATAGGCCTAAAATTATGTGAATTCTGTTGCGAGCGGGTTAGTTGCGATGATTTTCATAACCAGGAGTTTTAAAGTACACCGCATGAAGATGAAATTTTCCAACACAtaaatctagtgtaaaatgattttcAACAAGCAACGTAATAAGGTACTCAACAAAATGATTACGGAAAGCATAAGACCTGATTCTGTTTCCCCGTTTTAGGTTATTCATACAAAAAGGAAGACACATTTTATATAATGTTGCATTATCGGAACTAGAAGAGAGCATATAAAGCACTGTAGGAAGAGATCGAATCTTACTGTTCCCAGCACATCACTGACATCAACTGATGCAAATTCACATGAAAGCGCAGGAAAGCTGCAAAATGCAAAAGCCACATAGTGAACAATCAAGGGAATAATAAGGCTGTGCTGCCTATCATTATTAACATAGTCATCCCATCAAAAACAAAAAATATCAATCTGAAATCCAAACAGACGGCTAGGCTAGTGTATACCACTTACTATGAAATATGGTGTGCAAACGAACAAATGAAAATCTGGCTAGTGCTTGAATTTTTCCCAAAAACATGGAGCACCAGTTCCAATAATAGATCTCAGATGCATATGTAGACTAGGAGGAAAAAAGATAATAATGGATGCCATAAACCTATTATGCTATGAACAAAATTAAAATGGTTGGATTTGGAAAACTAGTTGACGGCAAG
The window above is part of the Triticum aestivum cultivar Chinese Spring chromosome 2A, IWGSC CS RefSeq v2.1, whole genome shotgun sequence genome. Proteins encoded here:
- the LOC123185180 gene encoding uncharacterized protein; the protein is MKRKPVVICCSVLLALILVLAIVFVALYFTVFRPRPPHVVATVVSTTFTQFDVASAPPKVNMSLGVDVTVKNPNYAAFRYGDVVTELTYYGSPVGQSVVLAGEVGARTTQTVGGTVVLQADKVMFTPQFIQELATKLFDLPDFMLPFQTRTTVAGKAVVLGTLKMRASSTVTCSITTYPLKQETISDCTSTVNVG
- the LOC123188409 gene encoding protein disulfide isomerase-like 5-4, coding for MISSSKLKSVDFYRKIPRDLTEASLSGAGLSIFAALAMVFLFGMELSSYLAVNTTTSVIVDRSSDGEFLRIDFNLSFPALSCEFASVDVSDVLGTNRLNITKTVRKFSIDRNLVPTGSEFHAGPIPTVNKHGDDVEEYHGDGSVALSSRNFDSYSHQYPVLVVNFYAPWCYWSNRLKPSWEKAAQIIRERYDPEMDGRILLGKVDCTEEVELCKRHHIQGYPSIRIFHKGSDMKENQGHHDHDSYYGERDTESLVAAMETYVANIPKEAHVLALEDKSNKTVDPAKRPAPMTGGCRIEGFVRVKKVPGSVVISARSGSHSFDPSQINVSHYVTTFSFGKRLSSKMFNELKRLFPYVGGHHDRLAGQSYIVKHGDVNANVTIEHYLQIVKTELVTLRYAKELKVLEEYEYTAHSSLVHSFYVPVVKFHFEPSPMQVLVTELPKSFSHFITNVCAIIGGVFTVAGILDSILHNTLRLVKKVELGKDI